In the Populus trichocarpa isolate Nisqually-1 chromosome 1, P.trichocarpa_v4.1, whole genome shotgun sequence genome, one interval contains:
- the LOC7479289 gene encoding serine/threonine-protein phosphatase PP1 isoform X1, translated as MDESLLDDIIRRLVEAKNGRTTKQVHLTEAEIKQLCLASRGVFLSQPNLLELEAPIKICGDVHGQFSDLLRLFEYGGYPPEANYLFLGDYVDRGKQSIETICLLLAYKIKYKENFFLLRGNHECASINRIYGFYDECKRRFNVRVWKTFTDCFNCLPVAALIDEKILCMHGGLSPELKSLDQIRNLARPIDVPDHGLLCDLLWADPDKDMEGWGENDRGVSYTFGADKVVEFLRKQDLDLVCRAHQVVEDGYEFFAKRQLVTIFSAPNYCGEFDNAGAMMSVDDTLTCSFQILRASEKKGKGGFGNNILRPGTPPHKVCEFSHTP; from the exons ATGGACGAGAGTTTACTTGACGACATAATACGGCGGTTAGTGGAAGCGAAGAATGGGAGGACGACGAAACAAGTTCATTTGACTGAGGCGGAAATCAAGCAGCTTTGTTTGGCTTCTAGGGGGGTTTTTCTTAGTCAGCCAAATCTTCTCGAGCTTGAAGCACCTATTAAGATCTGTG GTGATGTTCACGGTCAGTTCTCGGATCTTCTACGATTGTTTGAGTATGGTGGTTACCCACCTGAGGCAAATTATTTGTTCCTGGGGGACTATGTTGATCGTGGCAAACAGAGCATAGAGACAATATGCCTCCTCCTTGCATACAAGATCAAATACAAGGAGAACTTCTTCCTTCTTAGGGGCAACCATGAATGTGCTTCCATCAACCGTATATATGGGTTTTATGATGAGTGCAAGAGGAGGTTTAACGTTCGTGTCTGGAAGACATTCACTGACTGCTTTAATTGTCTGCCTGTGGCTGCTCTTATAGATGAAAAGATCCTTTGCATGCATGGTGGATTGTCTCCTGAGTTGAAGAGCTTGGATCAGATCAGGAATCTTGCTCGCCCTATTGATGTGCCGGACCATGGTCTTTTATGTGATCTATTGTGGGCTGACCCGGATAAAGATATGGAAGGGTGGGGAGAGAATGACAGGGGTGTGTCATACACATTTGGGGCTGACAAGGTCGTTGAATTTCTTAGGAAACAGGACCTTGATCTTGTTTGCCGAGCTCATCAG GTTGTTGAAGATGGTTATGAGTTTTTTGCAAAGCGACAGCTGGTCACAATATTCTCTGCACCAAATTACTGTGGTGAGTTCGATAATGCTGGCGCCATGATGAGTGTCGATGATACTTTGACTTGTTCCTTTCAAATCCTTAGAGCCTCTGAGAAGAAAGGCAAAGGCGGATTTGGCAACAACATTTTGAGACCAGGAACTCCACCTCACAAGGTATGTGAATTTAGTCACACCCCATAG
- the LOC7479289 gene encoding serine/threonine-protein phosphatase PP1 isoform X3, which translates to MDESLLDDIIRRLVEAKNGRTTKQVHLTEAEIKQLCLASRGVFLSQPNLLELEAPIKICGDVHGQFSDLLRLFEYGGYPPEANYLFLGDYVDRGKQSIETICLLLAYKIKYKENFFLLRGNHECASINRIYGFYDECKRRFNVRVWKTFTDCFNCLPVAALIDEKILCMHGGLSPELKSLDQIRNLARPIDVPDHGLLCDLLWADPDKDMEGWGENDRGVSYTFGADKVVEFLRKQDLDLVCRAHQVVEDGYEFFAKRQLVTIFSAPNYCGEFDNAGAMMSVDDTLTCSFQILRASEKKGKGGFGNNILRPGTPPHKIST; encoded by the exons ATGGACGAGAGTTTACTTGACGACATAATACGGCGGTTAGTGGAAGCGAAGAATGGGAGGACGACGAAACAAGTTCATTTGACTGAGGCGGAAATCAAGCAGCTTTGTTTGGCTTCTAGGGGGGTTTTTCTTAGTCAGCCAAATCTTCTCGAGCTTGAAGCACCTATTAAGATCTGTG GTGATGTTCACGGTCAGTTCTCGGATCTTCTACGATTGTTTGAGTATGGTGGTTACCCACCTGAGGCAAATTATTTGTTCCTGGGGGACTATGTTGATCGTGGCAAACAGAGCATAGAGACAATATGCCTCCTCCTTGCATACAAGATCAAATACAAGGAGAACTTCTTCCTTCTTAGGGGCAACCATGAATGTGCTTCCATCAACCGTATATATGGGTTTTATGATGAGTGCAAGAGGAGGTTTAACGTTCGTGTCTGGAAGACATTCACTGACTGCTTTAATTGTCTGCCTGTGGCTGCTCTTATAGATGAAAAGATCCTTTGCATGCATGGTGGATTGTCTCCTGAGTTGAAGAGCTTGGATCAGATCAGGAATCTTGCTCGCCCTATTGATGTGCCGGACCATGGTCTTTTATGTGATCTATTGTGGGCTGACCCGGATAAAGATATGGAAGGGTGGGGAGAGAATGACAGGGGTGTGTCATACACATTTGGGGCTGACAAGGTCGTTGAATTTCTTAGGAAACAGGACCTTGATCTTGTTTGCCGAGCTCATCAG GTTGTTGAAGATGGTTATGAGTTTTTTGCAAAGCGACAGCTGGTCACAATATTCTCTGCACCAAATTACTGTGGTGAGTTCGATAATGCTGGCGCCATGATGAGTGTCGATGATACTTTGACTTGTTCCTTTCAAATCCTTAGAGCCTCTGAGAAGAAAGGCAAAGGCGGATTTGGCAACAACATTTTGAGACCAGGAACTCCACCTCACAAG ATTTCAACATGA
- the LOC7479289 gene encoding serine/threonine-protein phosphatase PP1 isoform X2 produces MDESLLDDIIRRLVEAKNGRTTKQVHLTEAEIKQLCLASRGVFLSQPNLLELEAPIKICGDVHGQFSDLLRLFEYGGYPPEANYLFLGDYVDRGKQSIETICLLLAYKIKYKENFFLLRGNHECASINRIYGFYDECKRRFNVRVWKTFTDCFNCLPVAALIDEKILCMHGGLSPELKSLDQIRNLARPIDVPDHGLLCDLLWADPDKDMEGWGENDRGVSYTFGADKVVEFLRKQDLDLVCRAHQVVEDGYEFFAKRQLVTIFSAPNYCGEFDNAGAMMSVDDTLTCSFQILRASEKKGKGGFGNNILRPGTPPHKGKS; encoded by the exons ATGGACGAGAGTTTACTTGACGACATAATACGGCGGTTAGTGGAAGCGAAGAATGGGAGGACGACGAAACAAGTTCATTTGACTGAGGCGGAAATCAAGCAGCTTTGTTTGGCTTCTAGGGGGGTTTTTCTTAGTCAGCCAAATCTTCTCGAGCTTGAAGCACCTATTAAGATCTGTG GTGATGTTCACGGTCAGTTCTCGGATCTTCTACGATTGTTTGAGTATGGTGGTTACCCACCTGAGGCAAATTATTTGTTCCTGGGGGACTATGTTGATCGTGGCAAACAGAGCATAGAGACAATATGCCTCCTCCTTGCATACAAGATCAAATACAAGGAGAACTTCTTCCTTCTTAGGGGCAACCATGAATGTGCTTCCATCAACCGTATATATGGGTTTTATGATGAGTGCAAGAGGAGGTTTAACGTTCGTGTCTGGAAGACATTCACTGACTGCTTTAATTGTCTGCCTGTGGCTGCTCTTATAGATGAAAAGATCCTTTGCATGCATGGTGGATTGTCTCCTGAGTTGAAGAGCTTGGATCAGATCAGGAATCTTGCTCGCCCTATTGATGTGCCGGACCATGGTCTTTTATGTGATCTATTGTGGGCTGACCCGGATAAAGATATGGAAGGGTGGGGAGAGAATGACAGGGGTGTGTCATACACATTTGGGGCTGACAAGGTCGTTGAATTTCTTAGGAAACAGGACCTTGATCTTGTTTGCCGAGCTCATCAG GTTGTTGAAGATGGTTATGAGTTTTTTGCAAAGCGACAGCTGGTCACAATATTCTCTGCACCAAATTACTGTGGTGAGTTCGATAATGCTGGCGCCATGATGAGTGTCGATGATACTTTGACTTGTTCCTTTCAAATCCTTAGAGCCTCTGAGAAGAAAGGCAAAGGCGGATTTGGCAACAACATTTTGAGACCAGGAACTCCACCTCACAAG GGGAAGAGCTGA